One genomic region from Sparus aurata chromosome 15, fSpaAur1.1, whole genome shotgun sequence encodes:
- the LOC115596302 gene encoding epoxide hydrolase 1-like yields MQRLQVLKETFFGLDAVQQQLAVGSAVAAGGILAYLMLRRSEVKSIPLGEGWWGAGEKPLLEDDKVYPFKVQTSDEEIKDLHERIDRARYSDALEDGGFHYGFNSTHLKKVVSYWRHEFDWKKQVSVLNKYPHFKTKIEGLDVHFIHVRPPHRENQKVLPLMLVHGWPGSFYEFYKILPLLTENQDGLAFEVICPSIPGYGFSDAPRKQGFDTLAAARVFLTLMERLGFFQFYLQGGDWGSLITTNMAQMKPQCVKGLHLNMLNSTRGFKVLMSLMIGPYLPFLVGLNREDVRRLFPFFEKNVWEILRESGYLHIQATKPDTAGCGVNDSPVGLAAYIMEKFSSWTDLSNRNLMDGGLERKFSLDDLLTNVMMYWTTGSIVSSMRFYKENLKSNPNNRIDAKTGIFVPTGLAAFPHELMHCPKSWARIRYRNIYSYTFMPRGGHFAAFEEPQLLADDIIQFVKKVEK; encoded by the exons ATGCAAAGACTTCAGGTTTTAAA GGAAACTTTCTTTGGCTTGGATGCTGTCCAACAGCAGCTGGCAGTAGGCTCAGCCGTGGCAGCAGGAGGGATCCTGGCATACCTGATGCTCAGAAGAAGTGAAGTGAAAAGTATTCCTCTCGGTGAAGGGTGGTGGGGAGCAGGAGAGAAGCCACTGTTGGAGGATGATAAAGTCTATCCCTTCAAAGTGCAAACCTCAGATGAAGAGATTAAG GACCTTCATGAGCGCATTGACAGAGCTCGCTACTCTGATGCTTTAGAAGACGGCGGCTTCCATTACGGCTTCAATTCCACTCATCTCAAAAAAGTGGTTTCCTATTGGAGACATGAGTTTGACTGGAAGAAACAGGTGTCAGTGCTGAACAAGTACCCACACTTCAAAACTAAAATAGAAG GATTGGATGTGCACTTCATCCACGTGCGCCCTCCACACCGTGAGAACCAGAAAGTTCTGCCTCTCATGCTTGTTCACGGCTGGCCCGGCTCCTTCTACGAGTTCTACAAGATCCTGCCACTTCTCACAGAGAACCAGGATGGTCTCGCATTTGAGGTCATATGCCCGTCTATCCCCGGCTACGGCTTCTCAGACGCCCCTCGCAAACAAG GTTTTGACACTCTGGCCGCCGCAAGAGTTTTCCTGACTCTGATGGAGCGTTTAGGGTTCTTCCAGTTCTATCTGCAGGGAGGAGACTGGGGCTCCCTGATCACCACCAACATGGCACAGATGAAGCCTCA GTGTGTGAAAGGACTGCACTTAAACATGTTGAATTCAACAAGGGGATTCAAAGTGCTGATGTCCCTCATGATCGGTCCTTATCTGCCCTTCCTGGTGGGCTTAAATCGGGAAGATGTTCGCCGGTTGTTCCCTTTCTTCGAGAAAAATGTCTGGGAGATCCTGAGGGAATCAGGATACCTTCACATCCAGGCCACTAAACCAGACACTGCAG GCTGTGGAGTGAATGACTCCCCTGTAGGCTTGGCGGCCTACATCATGGAGAAGTTCTCCTCCTGGACCGATCTCAGTAACAGAAATCTGATGGACGGTGGGCTGGAAAG GAAATTCAGCCTGGATGACCTCTTGACAAATGTCATGATGTACTGGACCACAGGCTCCATTGTCTCCTCCATGCGTTTCTACAAAGAGAACCTTAAGAGCAATCCTAACAACAGGATTGATGCAAA GACAGGGATATTTGTGCCCACTGGACTCGCCGCTTTCCCTCATGAGCTGATGCACTGCCCAAAGTCGTGGGCACGAATTAGGTATCGAAACATCTACTCCTACACTTTCATGCCTCGAGGTGGTCACTTCGCTGCATTTGAGGAGCCTCAGCTGCTAGCCGACGACATCATTCAGTTCGTCAAAAAAGTTGAGAAATGA
- the LOC115596303 gene encoding epoxide hydrolase 1-like produces MQRLQVLKETFSGLDAVQQQLAICSAVAAGGILAYLMLRRREVKSIPLGEGWWGAGEKPLLEDDKVYPFKVQTSDEEIKDLHERIDRARYSDALEDGGFHYGFNSTHLKKVVSYWRHEFDWKIQVSVLNKYPHFKTKIEGLDVHFIHVRPPHRENQKVLPLMLVHGWPGSFYEFYKILPLLTENQDGLAFEVICPSIPGYGFSDAPRKQGFDSLATARVFLTLMERLGFSQFYLQGGDWGSLITTNMAQMKPQCVKGLHLNMLNSTRGFKVLMSLMIGPYLPFLVGLNREDVRRLFPFFEKNVWEILRESGYFHIQATKPDTAGCGVNDSPVGLAAYIMEKFSSWTDLSNRNLMDGGLERKFSLDDLLTNVMIYWTTGSIVSSMRFYKENLKSNPNNRIDAKTGIFVPTGLAAFPHELMHCPKSWARIRYRNIYSYTFMPRGGHFAAFEEPQLLADDIIQFVKKVEK; encoded by the exons ATGCAAAGACTTCAGGTTTTAAA GGAAACTTTCTCTGGCTTGGATGCTGTCCAACAGCAGCTGGCAATATGCTCAGCCGTGGCAGCAGGAGGGATCCTGGCATACCTGATGCTCAGAAGAAGAGAAGTGAAAAGTATTCCTCTCGGTGAAGGGTGGTGGGGAGCAGGAGAGAAGCCACTGTTGGAGGATGATAAAGTCTATCCCTTTAAAGTGCAAACCTCAGATGAAGAGATTAAG GACCTTCATGAGCGCATTGACAGAGCTCGCTACTCTGATGCTTTAGAAGACGGCGGCTTCCATTACGGCTTCAATTCCACTCATCTCAAAAAAGTGGTTTCCTATTGGAGACATGAGTTTGACTGGAAGATACAGGTGTCAGTGCTGAACAAGTACCCACACTTCAAAACTAAAATAGAAG GATTGGATGTGCACTTCATCCACGTGCGCCCTCCACACCGTGAGAACCAGAAGGTTCTGCCTCTCATGCTTGTTCACGGCTGGCCCGGCTCCTTCTACGAGTTCTACAAGATCCTGCCACTTCTGACAGAGAACCAGGATGGTCTCGCGTTTGAGGTCATATGCCCGTCTATCCCCGGCTACGGCTTCTCAGACGCCCCTCGCAAACAAG GTTTTGACAGTCTGGCCACCGCAAGAGTTTTCCTGACTCTGATGGAGCGTTTAGGGTTCTCCCAGTTCTATCTGCAGGGAGGAGACTGGGGCTCCCTGATCACCACCAACATGGCACAGATGAAGCCTCA GTGTGTGAAAGGACTGCACTTAAACATGTTGAATTCAACAAGGGGATTCAAAGTGCTGATGTCCCTCATGATCGGTCCTTATCTGCCCTTCCTGGTGGGCTTAAATCGGGAAGATGTTCGCCGGTTGTTCCCTTTCTTTGAGAAAAACGTCTGGGAGATCCTGAGGGAATCAGGATACTTTCACATCCAGGCCACTAAACCAGACACTGCAG GCTGTGGAGTGAATGACTCCCCTGTAGGCTTGGCGGCCTACATCATGGAGAAGTTCTCCTCCTGGACCGATCTCAGTAACAGAAATCTGATGGACGGTGGGCTGGAAAG GAAATTCAGCCTGGATGACCTCTTGACAAATGTCATGATCTACTGGACCACAGGCTCCATTGTCTCCTCCATGCGTTTCTACAAAGAGAACCTTAAGAGCAATCCTAACAACAGGATTGATGCAAA GACAGGGATATTTGTGCCCACTGGACTCGCCGCTTTCCCTCATGAGCTGATGCACTGCCCAAAGTCGTGGGCACGAATTAGGTATCGAAACATCTACTCCTACACTTTCATGCCTCGAGGTGGTCACTTCGCTGCATTTGAGGAGCCTCAGCTGCTAGCCGACGACATCATTCAGTTCGTCAAAAAAGTTGAGAAGTGA
- the LOC115596309 gene encoding cystatin-C-like, translating to MWKIVSAALAAVLAVGLGAMVGGFRDIDVNDAGARNALNFAVVQHNRGSNDLYLSQVAQVVRVQSQVVAGIKYVITVQMGKTPCRKGSASDNVCAIHEDAAQARAYQCKFTVWSKPWAQEISLLEEKCS from the exons ATGTGGAAGATTGTCTCCGCGGCTCTCGCGGCGGTTCTCGCCGTTGGTTTAGGTGCCATGGTCGGGGGCTTCCGGGACATTGATGTCAATGACGCCGGGGCGAGGAATGCTCTGAACTTCGCCGTCGTCCAACACAACAGAGGCAGCAACGACCTGTACCTGAGCCAAGTGGCACAAGTGGTGAGAGTTCAGAGTCAG GTGGTTGCTGGCATCAAGTATGTCATAACGGTGCAAATGGGGAAGACCCCCTGCAGAAAGGGCAGTGCAAGTGACAACGTGTGTGCCATCCACGAAGACGCAGCGCAGGCTCGG GCTTACCAGTGCAAATTCACAGTGTGGAGCAAGCCATGGGCTCAGGAGATCTCTCTGCTTGAGGAGAAATGCAGTTAA
- the LOC115596270 gene encoding glycine N-acyltransferase-like protein 3: MKVLNKEELLAAEAVLRKHFPRSLKVYGALCGINWNKPTSLEVVADRWPDFNVIIFRPDPKNKKALEVTYYSKDEEILRKMLTEEKVIDWSTYFMIGGFDVSHASMLKEVSSDMDVNNRSYMLGHALYLPDTNAHLSPKVDSELESRISSLNLSHVDLVNKNWKFGGNEKGYRQIADLISNFPSCCITDSQGQPVSWILVYDYCAMGLLYTLAEHRGKGYAKVLISALAKRLHAEGFPVYCFIEEENAVSYKLFKNMGFIEDPSYRAAWFEFNF, from the exons ATGAAGGTCCTGAACAAAGAAGAACTACTGGCCGCTGAAGCAGTTCTGCGGAAACACTTCCCGAGGAGTTTGAAG gTGTATGGTGCCCTTTGTGGTATTAACTGGAACAAGCCGACTTCTCTTGAGGTAGTTGCTGATAGGTGGCCTGATTTTAATGTGATCATTTTCCGACCTGACCCCAAG AACAAGAAAGCTTTGGAGGTGACTTACTACAGTAAGGATGAAGAGATTTTAAGGAAAATGCTGACAGAGGAGAAAGTGATTGATTGGAGCACTTATTTCATGATTGGAG GATTTGATGTTTCCCATGCTTCCATGCTCAAAGAAGTATCTTCTGACATGGATGTGAACAACAGAAGCTACATGTTGGGGCATGCTCTGTATTTGCCTGACACCAACGCTCATCTCTCACCAAAAGTTGACAG TGAGCTTGAATCAAGGATTTCATCCCTCAACCTCTCCCATGTCGACTTGGTGAATAAGAACTGGAAGTTTGGAGGGAACGAGAAGGGCTACAGGCAGATCGCGGACCTCATCAGCAACTTCCCGTCGTGCTGCATCACTGACAGTCAGGGTCAGCCGGTGTCCTGGATTCTGGTGTATGATTACTGTGCTATGGGCTTACTGTACACTCTGGCAGAGCACAGAGGGAAAGGTTACGCAAAAGTGCTGATCAGTGCCCTGGCCAAGAGACTCCATGCTGAGGGTTTCCCAGTGTACTGCTTCATAGAGGAGGAGAACGCGGTCTCCTACAAGCTCTTTAAAAACATGGGCTTCATTGAGGATCCCTCATACAGGGCAGCTTGGTTTGAGTTCAACTTTTGA
- the LOC115596307 gene encoding cystatin-C-like, whose product MWKKIVFAAVAAVLAVGLGAMPRAGGFRDIDVNDAGARDALNFAVIQHNRGSNDLCPRKVAQVMRIQSQVVAGMNYVITVRMVKTPCRKVCGGNNVCAIQEDAGKAQIYQCKFTVWSRPWLQKMTLSEEKCN is encoded by the exons ATGTGGAAGAAGATTGTCTTCGCGGCTGTCGCGGCGGTTCTCGCCGTCGGTTTAGGTGCCATGCCCCGGGCCGGGGGCTTCCGGGACATTGATGTCAATGACGCCGGGGCGAGGGATGCTCTGAACTTCGCCGTCATCCAACACAACAGAGGCAGCAACGACCTGTGCCCGCGCAAAGTGGCACAAGTGATGAGAATTCAGAGTCAG GTGGTTGCTGGTATGAACTATGTCATAACTGTGCGAATGGTGAAGACTCCCTGCAGAAAGGTCTGTGGAGGTAACAACGTGTGTGCCATCCAGGAAGACGCAGGGAAGGCTCAG ATCTACCAGTGCAAATTCACAGTGTGGAGCAGGCCATGGCTTCAGAAGATGACTTTGAGTGAAGAGAAGTGCAACTAA
- the LOC115596557 gene encoding glycine N-acyltransferase: MTLELTGEQLKITESRLKRHFPRSLQAYGYVVLLNRSDGVRADPIKVLVDRWPDFSVIVFKPVCEQKGDLFKDTVVYATDEAILEETIRKTPVIDWSRYLCFGVNLRHLDIFKAVATEKRLPSQKRSVCHMMMLEDVSNLPSIDSSGISLSSLDESHIGVVNQTWKFAESDGSVRMIRNMLASYPSCCVLDADAKPVAWILTYMSCAMGMLYTLPEHRQKGYAKILISAMAKRLHAQGSPVYCFIEEENVVSYKLFKNMGFTEDPSYRAAWFSVNEL; the protein is encoded by the exons atgACGTTGGAACTGACCGGAGAGCAGCTGAAAATAACCGAGAGCCGGCTGAAGAGACATTTCCCTCGATCACTACAG GCTTACGGTTATGTGGTCCTGCTGAACAGATCAGACGGGGTCAGAGCTGACCCTATAAAGGTTTTAGTGGACAGATGGCCAGACTTCAGTGTCATTGTCTTCAAACCAGTCTGTGAACAG AAAGGGGATCTCTTTAAAGACACAGTGGTTTATGCGACCGATGAAGCTATTCTAGAGGAAACCATTAGGAAGACCCCTGTTATTGACTGGAGCCGATACCTTTGTTTCG GAGTCAACCTTCGCCACCTTGACATATTCAAAGCAGTGGCAACAGAAAAACGTTTGCCCAGCCAGAAGAGGTCAGTGTGTCACATGATGATGCTGGAGGATGTGTCCAACCTTCCCTCCATTGACAG CTCAGGGATCTCACTCAGCTCTCTGGATGAATCGCACATTGGCGTGGTGAATCAGACGTGGAAGTTTGCAGAGAGCGACGGGTCCGTCAGGATGATCCGGAACATGCTTGCAAGCTACCCCTCCTGCTGCGTGCTGGATGCAGACGCAAAGCCTGTGGCCTGGATCCTGACATATATGTCCTGTGCCATGGGGATGTTGTACACTCTGCCAGAGCACAGACAGAAAGGCTACGCCAAAATCCTGATCAGTGCCATGGCTAAGAGACTCCACGCTCAGGGATCCCCAGTGTACTGCTTCATAGAGGAGGAGAACGTTGTCTCCTACAAACTCTTTAAAAACATGGGCTTTACTGAGGATCCCTCATACAGGGCAGCATGGTTTTCAGTCAATGAGCTTTAA
- the LOC115596305 gene encoding glycine N-acyltransferase-like protein 3, whose product MSEQLSLDRQTDGVSCIHHRNMKVLNKEELLAAEGVLRKHFPKSLKVYGFLFGINRNKPTTLEVVVDSWPDFKVIICRPDPKNKKALEFMKKVTYYSMDEEILRKMLTEENAIDWSTYFLIGGFDFSHASMLKEVSSDIEVNNRGYTLTHLMYLPDTSHLLSPEVDSELESRISSLNLSHVDLVNKTWKFGGNEKGYRNITNLISNFPSCCITDSQGQPMSWILVYDYCALGLLYTLPEHRGKGYAKVLISAMAKRLHAEGFPVYCFIEEENAVSYKLFKNMGFIEDPSYRAAWFEFNC is encoded by the exons ATGTCAGAGCAGTTGAGtttggacagacagacagacggggtGAGCTGTATTCATCATCGCAACATGAAGGTCCTGAACAAAGAAGAACTACTGGCCGCTGAAGGAGTTCTGCGGAAACACTTCCCGAAGAGTTTGAAG GTGTATGGCTTCCTATTCGGTATTAACCGGAACAAGCCGACTACTCTAGAGGTAGTTGTTGATTCGTGGCCTGATTTCAAGGTAATCATTTGCCGACCCGACCCCAAG AACAAGAAAGCTTTGGAGTTCATGAAAAAGGTGACCTACTACAGTATGGATGAGGAGATTTTAAGGAAAATGCTGACAGAAGAGAACGCGATTGATTGGAGCACTTATTTCCTGATTGGAG GATTTGATTTTTCCCATGCTTCCATGCTCAAAGAAGTATCTTCTGACATAGAAGTCAACAACAGAGGCTATACTTTGACGCATCTTATGTATTTGCCAGACACCAGCCATCTGCTCTCACCAGAGGTTGACAG TGAGCTTGAATCAAGGATTTCATCCCTCAACCTCTCCCATGTCGACTTGGTGAATAAGACCTGGAAGTTTGGAGGGAACGAGAAGGGCTATAGGAACATCACGAACCTCATCAGCAACTTCCCGTCGTGCTGCATCACTGACAGTCAGGGTCAGCCGATGTCCTGGATTCTGGTGTATGATTACTGTGCCTTGGGCTTACTGTACACTCTGCCAGAGCACAGAGGGAAAGGATACGCCAAAGTGCTGATCAGTGCCATGGCCAAGAGACTCCATGCTGAGGGTTTCCCAGTGTACTGCTTCATAGAGGAGGAGAACGCGGTCTCCTACAAGCTCTTTAAAAACATGGGCTTCATTGAGGATCCCTCATACAGGGCAGCTTGGTTTGAGTTCAACTGTTGA
- the mad2l1bp gene encoding LOW QUALITY PROTEIN: MAD2L1-binding protein (The sequence of the model RefSeq protein was modified relative to this genomic sequence to represent the inferred CDS: deleted 1 base in 1 codon) yields MIPMMQCGEHPAGTFKTMAEDPNIFKPTLNPEYADNKTVFKTGESEVKRRLSFTSDKDIGSAEEPNVTCEVLTLTLLSFTDDSNSCGTSAEQRSPQDVNTLLKAKNGAELKEASSEHRLNTKQHCVNNSEDKENTATTITPDNTQEQGTSGQSSVQDSNVTPSKQHNSTEASDAEVVRRAREEGLVSVVFPGTATQEGCCRFVSEILKCILYQRQQLPMTYDQLVYSQKKQQASMQDKDTVSRRPVQSADMDGRKCQQTLQELEEVLQQLEVLFSISKVPRVLLLMGGSLVLPKEVYEINMEALAVASGDQCLRVSSCLRQLFRTLFVADLLSDTKPVRLMSTTVLVLAHRDCGVGWFRPKLQFKVPTRVKNQIIALSTDPSTFKGQRAEGSDWQDYVWFQAPMAIKGFSK; encoded by the exons ATGATTCCCATGATGCAGTGCGGGGAACACCCGGCGGGGACATTC AAAACTATGGCAGAAGATCCGAATATATTTAAACCAACTTTAAACCCGGAATATGCCGACAATAAGACGGTTTTTAAAACCGGTGAAAGTGAGGTGAAGAGACGTCTTTCGTTTACGTCGGATAAAGATATCGGCAGCGCGGAGGAGCCGAATGTGACGTGTGAAGTCTTAACGTTAACGTTACTGAGTTTTACCGACGACTCAAATTCATGCGGAACTTCTGCCGAGCAGCGCTCCCCACAGGACGTAAACACACTCTTAAAGGCGAAAAATGGGGCTGAATTGAAAGAGGCCTCTTCTGAACACCGACTAAATACAAAACAGCATTGTGTGAACAACAGTGAAGACAAGGAAAACACCGCCACAACCATCACTCCAG ACAACACTCAAGAACAAGGGACTTCTGGTCAGTCCAGTGTGCAAGATTCCAATGTGACTCCCAGTAAACAACATAACAGCACAGAGGCCAGTGATGCTGAGGTGGTGAGAAGAGCACGGGAGGAAGGCCTTGTGAGCGTGGTCTTCCCCGGCACTGCAACTCAGGAAGGCTGCTGCCGCTTCGTCAGCGAGATCCTCAAGTGCATTCTCTATCAGAGACAGCAGCTACCCATGACATATGACCAGCTGGTGTACTCGCAGAAGAAACAGCAAGCCTCAATGCAG GATAAAGACACAGTGAGCCGGAGGCCAGTGCAGTCTGCAGACATGGACGGGCGCAAATGTCAGCAGACCCttcaggagctggaggaggtgctgcagcagctggaggtgCTGTTTTCCATCAGCAAGGTGCCCCGCGTCTTACTGCTAATGGGTGGCTCCCTCGTCCTCCCCAAAGAGGTCTACGAGATCAACATGGAGGCTCTGGCTGTGGCCAGTGGAGATCAGTGTCTGCGGGTATCCTCATGCTTGAGGCAGCTCTTCCGCACACTCTTCGTGGCTGACCTCTTGTCCGACACCAAACCTGTTCGTTTGATGTCCACCACGGTCTTGGTGCTGGCTCACAGGGATTGTGGTGTGGGTTGGTTTCGCCCTAAACTACAATTTAAAGTGCCAACCCGAGTAAAGAACCAAATAATTGCTCTGTCTACTGACCCCAGCACCTTTAAGGGACAGAGGGCAGAGGGTTCAGACTGGCAGGATTACGTGTGGTTTCAGGCACCCATGGCTATCAAGGGCTTCAGCAAGTGA